The DNA sequence CGGGGACCACTTCTCGCGAGCGCGCGTGACCCCGCGTCCGCAGGGAGCGCCGGACGCGCGCGTGACCGCGACTGACCGCGCGTGACCGCGCGCGACGCCGGTGAGCGCGACGGCGGTCAGGGCGCGGTGAGGTAGACGTCGACGCAGCTCACCGACTCGGCCACGAGCGAGCCGGCCAGCGCCACCGCGCACACCTGGTTGCGCCCGCGCCGGAACGCCAGGTCGGTCACGGCCACGGTGCCGTCGAGGCCGGGGCTCGCGTCGCCGGCGGCGGTGTCGTTGAGCCGGATCGGGAAGGCGCGGCCGGGCTGGCCCGTGAGCGTGAGCGAAGTCAGGCTGGGGGCGATCACCGGCGTGGTCGTCGCCCAGGCCGGGCCGCGGATCGCGCCGGGGTTGGCCGCCATCGCGCCGACGTCACCGCTGCCGACGTCGATCCGGATCCGCCCGACGCCGCCGCGGCCTCCAGCGTTGGTCGCGCCGGTCGAGGCGCCGCCGCCGGGCGCCGACAGCCACGCGCCGGCCGCGGTGATCACGCCGCCGGCGCGGACCAGGATCGCGCCGCCCGAGCCGCCGCCGCCGCCGCCCGAGCCGCCGTTCGACGTGCCGCCCGCGGCCGCGATCGCGCCGGCGCCCTCGACGACGATGTCGCCGCCGGCCGACAGCGCCACCACGCCGCCGCCGCCACCACCCACGCCGCCCATGCTGGTCAGGGCCGCGCCGCCGCCGCCGCCGCCGTTGCCGCGGTTGCCGGCGGCCCCGGTGACGCTGACCAGCGGCACCAGCATGTCGTTGCCGGTCACGCCGCCGGGCCCGCCGGCGCTGTCGCCGCTGCCGCCGGTGCCGGCCGCGCCGAAGCCACCGCCGCCGCCGCCGCTGCCCGACAGGCCGAGCCCGTTGTTGGTGGTGCCGCGGCTGCCGCCGCCGGGCGTGTAGTCGCCGTCGGTGGCCGCGGCGCCGCCCGCGTTGCCGTGCGGACCCGGCGTCGTGCCCTGGGCGCCGCCGTCGAGGCGCGCCGCGACCCGCACGTCCGCGGTGGCGACCAGGCGCACCGGATCGGCGCCGGTCCAGCGCACGTCGCCGGTGATCTCGATGCGCGAGTACACCTGGGGCATCGCGCTCGCGGTCGCGGTCGGTCCGGTGAGGGTCAGCTCGGCCAGGCCCAGCACCGTGACGTCGATCGTCGCGGCGACCGCGCCCTGGGTCACGGTCAGGCGCAGCGTCCGCATCGCGCCGGCGCCGAGATCGGTGAGGACCGGCACCCGCAGCTCGAGCGCGGCCTCGGTCCCGTCGGCGCTCGCGACGAAGCCGGTCACCGTCGGCGTGTCCCCGCCGCCGATCAGCTCGGCGGTCACGACCGCGTCGCCGACCAGGCTCTGACCGTGGAGGACCACCAGCACCGGCCGACCGCCGCCGGCGCCGACGCCCTCGGCCACCGACGCCGGCTCGACCGAGGCGAGCGTCAGCAGCGTCGGATCGGCGTCGATCGGCACCGCGTCCACGACCGGCGCGTCGGTCGCGTCGGTCGGCGGCGGCAGGTTGTCGGCGTCGTAGACGATGGTGCAGGCGCCGCACAGCGCGGCCAAGCCGAGGATCAGGGGACGGGGCACGAGCTCACGGTAGCGCGGTTGGCGGGATGCGGGATGGGCCTCACGGTCAGCTCACGGTCGCGATGTGGGAGGTGCGTCTCCCGCATCTCACGGACGCCTCTCTGGTCAGGTGGCCTGGGGCACCGCATGGTGGTGGGATGATCACGACGAGCTGGACCGAGCCCACGTGACCGATCCTCGCAGCGCCTCGACGCTTCTGGTCCCGTCGCGATGGCATCGCACAGACGGCTTGGGCACGATCACGACCATGGCTCGGTGTGTGCTGTGTTCGATGCCGTCCGGCCGGGGCCTCCTGTGCGACGGTCACCGCAAGGCCATCGGCAAGAGCGGCCTCACGCCCGAGCAGATCGCCGCGCGCCGCGCGACCGGCGCCGCGAGCCTGATCGACGCCTGGGGCGTCGGCTGGGCGGTCGGTGATCCGTGCGTGGTCGGCCGGGTGCTGGCCGATTGCGATCTCACGCTGCTGCACGCGTCGGTGTCGTCGCAGCACGCCCGGCTCGAGCGCCTCGACGGCGTCTGGCGCCTGGTCGACCTGGGGAGCCGCAACGGCACCTACGTCGACGGCGTCCAGATCGAGGTCGCGCCGCTCGCCGACGGCGCGCGGCTCCGGTTCGGCGAGGTCGACCTGTACTTCGTCGAGCGCGCCGTCGCGAGCGCCGCGTCGCCGGCGGGGCCCGGCCGGACCGCCCCGAGCCGCCGCGATCAGCTGGTCTTCACCGCCGCGGTCACGACGCCGACCGGCGCCCGGGTCGAGCTGGCGCAGCGGATCGAGGGCGGCGTGGTGCGCGTCGCGGGCACGCGGCTCGAGCTGGCGCGGCTCGAGTTCCACCTGCTGCAGCTCCTGACCGAGGCCCGCCGCGACGCCGTCACCCCCGAGCTCGCGTACGTGCCCTGGACCGCGATGGCCGAGCGCCTCGAGTTCCGCTCGCGCGACGCCGACAGCGAGAACGTCCGCGAGCTGGTGCGCCGGGTCCGCCGCAAGCTCGAGCAGGCCGGCCTGCCGGAGCTGATCGAGTCCCGCCACGGCGTCGGCTACCGCCTGGCCGCCGCGCCGGAGGTCACGCGATGACGGCCGCGCGGATCATCGCGGCGCTCGTCGCCGCCGCGGCGACCGTCGCGCTCGCGCCGGCGGCGCGGGCGCAAGCGCCGGCGACCACGCGCGTCGCGGTGATCGTCGACCTGGTCGCCAACGTCACGCCCGATCGCGCCACCGAGCTGGGCGGCGCCGTGGCCGACGCGCTCGAGCGCGCGCTGGTGGTCGACGCGACCGGCGGCGCCGACGTGGCGCGCCGGCTGCCGGCCGAGGGCGTGCCCGACGACTGCGTGGCGGAGGCCGCGTGCATCGCCAGCCTGGCCCACCGGCTCGACGCGACCGAGCTGCTGTTCCTGGCGATCGTGCAGGTCGGCACCACGGTCCAGATCGACGCGACCTGGGCCAGCGCCGCGACCGGCGAGACCCGCTCGCGCCCGCGCATCGATCTCGAGGCGGACGCGCGCGCCGGCGAGGTGTTCGCGGCGGCCGCCGAGCGGCTGCTGCCGCACGTCGAGCACCGGTCGGCCGTGGTCATCGCGCCGCCGCCGCGACCGACCGAGCCGCGGCGCCGCATGACGACCGCCACCTGGGCGCTCGGCGGCGGCGCCGTCGCCGCGCTCGCCGGCAGCGTCGGACTCGGCCTGTCCGCGCGCGCGACCTACCAGCGCTGCGACAGCGATCCCGATCGCTGCGACGCCGACGATCGCGCCGGCCTGCGCACCCGCGCGGTCGTGGCCGACGTGCTCGGCGCGGGCGCGCTGGTGGCCGGCGGCGCCGCGCTGGTGCTGTACCTGCGCTCGGCGCGCGCCGACGGGCCGCGGCCGGTCCAGGCCTGGATCACGCCCGTGCGGGCCGGAGCCATGGCGGATGTCCGCGTCGAGTTCTAGCGCGGCGGCGCCGAGCCGCGCGAGCTGCCCCGCGTGCAAGGCGGTGTTCCGCGGCGACTTCCGGCGCTGCCCCAACGACGGCGGCCTGCTGGTCGAGAGCGACACCGATCCGCTGGTCGGCACCGTGCTGGCCGAGCGCTACCAGATCGAGGCGGTGCTCGGCGACGGCGGCCTGGGCCGGGTCTACCGCGCGCGCCACGTGCGCATGTCGCGCCGGTTCGCGATCAAGGTGCCGTTCGGCGAGGTCGGCTACGATCGCAAGTCGCGCGCGCGCCTCGCCAACGAGGCCGAGGCGGCCAGCCGCCTCGACCACCCGAACGTGATCGGCGTGATCGACGTCGGCGAGACCCCCGCGGGCCTGTTCTACCTGGCGATGGACCTGGCCGACGGGCCCAGCCTGGCCGAGCTGGTCGCCGACGATCAGATCGCGCCCGACCAGATCCTGACGCTGCTGGTCCAGCTCGCCGACGGGCTCACCCACGCCCACGAGCGCGGCCTGGTCCACCGCGACCTCAAGCCGGAGAAC is a window from the Myxococcales bacterium genome containing:
- a CDS encoding FHA domain-containing protein, yielding MPSGRGLLCDGHRKAIGKSGLTPEQIAARRATGAASLIDAWGVGWAVGDPCVVGRVLADCDLTLLHASVSSQHARLERLDGVWRLVDLGSRNGTYVDGVQIEVAPLADGARLRFGEVDLYFVERAVASAASPAGPGRTAPSRRDQLVFTAAVTTPTGARVELAQRIEGGVVRVAGTRLELARLEFHLLQLLTEARRDAVTPELAYVPWTAMAERLEFRSRDADSENVRELVRRVRRKLEQAGLPELIESRHGVGYRLAAAPEVTR